The following coding sequences lie in one Alloacidobacterium dinghuense genomic window:
- a CDS encoding cupin domain-containing protein: protein MKKILFILFLACSPLIAQDAKVTPLMSKDLADYSGKEGLMINVEYPPGASDPIHRHNAHAFLYVLEGSIVMQVKGGKPVTLTPGQTFYEGPNDIHVVGRNASNTKPARFIVFLLKDKDAPVLIPVK from the coding sequence ATGAAAAAGATTCTGTTCATATTGTTCCTGGCATGCAGCCCGCTGATTGCACAGGATGCAAAGGTGACCCCGCTTATGTCGAAGGATTTGGCGGACTACAGTGGTAAAGAAGGCCTGATGATCAACGTCGAATATCCGCCAGGCGCTTCGGACCCCATTCATCGGCACAATGCTCATGCGTTTCTCTACGTGCTCGAGGGATCCATCGTAATGCAGGTCAAAGGTGGAAAGCCTGTCACCCTGACACCTGGACAGACCTTCTATGAAGGTCCTAATGACATTCACGTTGTTGGTCGCAATGCCAGCAATACCAAACCAGCCAGATTCATCGTTTTCCTGCTCAAAGACAAAGATGCGCCTGTTCTGATTCCGGTCAAGTAG
- a CDS encoding SDR family oxidoreductase codes for MKIVVIGGTGLIGSKLVKKLREHGHEAVAASPNTGVNTLTGEGLAEALKGASVVVDVSNAPVWEDAAVLNFFETSTRNLLAAETVAGVKHHVALSVVGTERLLESGYFRAKIAQEKLIKASSIPYSIVRATQFYEFVKGIADFSTKGNEVHLPTALIQPMAADDVASAVGRIATSSPVNAIVEVGGPEQFRLDELIRHGLAAYKDPRKVVADPQATYYGTKLTERALVPESNASLGKIRFDEWLAQPVSA; via the coding sequence ATGAAAATCGTAGTCATCGGCGGCACTGGACTCATAGGATCAAAGCTCGTCAAGAAGCTTCGTGAGCACGGGCACGAAGCGGTAGCGGCATCACCCAATACCGGCGTCAACACGCTGACTGGTGAGGGATTGGCCGAAGCGCTGAAGGGTGCATCGGTAGTCGTAGACGTATCCAATGCCCCCGTATGGGAAGACGCGGCTGTGCTGAATTTCTTTGAGACGTCAACCCGTAATCTTCTTGCCGCTGAAACAGTTGCAGGTGTGAAACATCACGTTGCGTTGTCGGTCGTAGGAACCGAACGTCTGCTCGAAAGCGGCTACTTCCGTGCAAAGATCGCTCAGGAAAAGCTGATCAAAGCTTCATCCATCCCTTACTCGATCGTCCGCGCGACGCAGTTTTATGAATTCGTCAAGGGCATTGCCGATTTCTCCACCAAGGGCAACGAGGTGCACCTGCCCACTGCACTTATCCAACCTATGGCCGCTGACGATGTCGCGAGTGCAGTAGGCCGAATTGCGACGAGTTCACCGGTGAATGCCATCGTGGAAGTGGGTGGGCCGGAACAATTCCGCCTCGATGAACTTATCCGGCACGGCCTGGCCGCATACAAGGACCCGCGAAAAGTTGTCGCTGACCCGCAGGCAACGTACTACGGCACAAAGCTGACTGAACGCGCACTCGTTCCCGAAAGCAACGCAAGTCTTGGCAAGATCCGATTCGACGAATGGCTTGCCCAACCTGTTTCGGCTTAA